A genomic region of Oncorhynchus mykiss isolate Arlee chromosome 4, USDA_OmykA_1.1, whole genome shotgun sequence contains the following coding sequences:
- the LOC110522548 gene encoding cytosolic 5'-nucleotidase 1A — protein sequence MSEIKPTDPAATNAGEEKDWAAPKAFFDSLKTRKPRPPKPQYAVTIAVSSRTLFNMVAERKIYEEEGVEKYVTFQQEHENQPLMPGVAFPLVKALMTVNSRLRQLYPDSEELFDIVLMTNNHAQVGVRLINSINHYDLTIERFCMTGGKSPIGYLKAYMTNLYLSKDGEKVTEAIEEGIAAATMFASGDVENQLSDTQLKVAFDGDAVLFSDESEIIVKQHGLDTFFEHEKEFENKPLAQGPLKCFLEALGKLQRKFYAKNERMTCPIRTYLVTARSAASSGARVLKTLRSWGLEIDEALFLAGAPKGPLLQKIRPHIFFDDQMFHIEGAKELGTIAAHVPYGIGQKYHKGELIEQPDKDVKDKK from the exons ATGAGTGAAATCAAACCTACCGATCCAGCAGCCACTAACGCTGGAGAGGAAAAGGACTGGGCCGCACCAAAAGCCTTTTTTGACAGTTTAAAAACAAGGAAACCTAGACCC CCCAAACCCCAATATGCCGTTACTATCGCCGTCTCTTCTCGCACCCTGTTCAACATGGTTGCGGAGCGGAAGATCTATGAGGAAGAGGGGGTCGAGAAGTATGTGACGTTTCAACAGGAGCACGAGAATCAGCCGCTCATGCCAGGTGTGGCGTTCCCTCTCGTGAAG gcTCTGATGACGGTGAACTCCAGACTGAGGCAACTCTACCCCGACAGTGAGGAGCTGTTTGATATCGTCCTGATGACTAATAACCACGCCCAGGTCGGTGTGCGCCTCATCAACAGCATCAACCACTACG ATTTAACCATTGAGAGATTCTGTATGACTGGAGGGAAAAGCCCCATTGGCTATCTGAAGGCCTACATGACCAACCTGTACCTCTCCAAGGATGGAGAGAAAGTCACTGAGGCCATTGAAGAGG GCATTGCTGCAGCGACCATGTTTGCATCTGGAGATGTGGAGAACCAGCTGTCCGACACACAGCTGAAAGTAGCTTTTGACGGGGACGCAGTCCTCTTCTCTGACGAGTCGGAGATCATCGTGAAACAACACGGCCTGGACACGTTCTTTGAGCACGAGAAGGAATTTGAGAACAAACCACTTGCACAG GGTCCCTTGAAGTGTTTCCTGGAGGCGCTGGGGAAGCTCCAGAGAAAGTTCTACGCCAAGAACGAGCGTATGACCTGCCCCATTCGTACCTACCTGGTAACAGCCCGCAGTGCAGCCAGCTCAGGGGCCCGTGTCCTCAAGACCCTCAGGAGCTGGGGCCTGGAGATCGACGAAGCCCTGTTCCTAGCCGGGGCCCCCAAAGGGCCTCTCCTGCAGAAGATCCGGCCCCACATATTCTTTGACGACCAGATGTTCCACATCGAGGGAGCCAAGGAGCTGGGGACCATCGCTGCACACGTGCCTTATGGGATCGGACAGAAGTATCACAAGGGGGAACTTATTGAGCAGCCTGACAAAGATGTCAAAGACAAGAAGTAA